GGTTGAAAGAGCGCAACAGGCTTCAGCTTCATGCGCGGATTCTCCGCAGAGGGCCAGCTGGTGTAATCTCGATACAGCTTCCCATCCAGCAGGTAAGGGTAAACAACTTCGAGCGTGTCGCGCAGGCCATAGACATCAACCGTCGAAGAGGGCAGACTGTTGGCCCCCAGCATAATCAGGTCCTTGCAGTGATCAAAGTGATGGTGCGTGAGCAATACGGCCTTTATCTGCTGCTGCCTTTCCAGCGGCAGCGAAGCAGTCAGGCCGCCCGCATCCAGCGCGACGATACCGTCCACCAGCACACATGGCAGCCGGGCCTTATCGGTCTCAGTATTGTGGGCGCCCAGCATCTCGATTCTCATACTCCACCCTCGTCCCGTCATCCTGCTATGGCATAGTAAATAACCATATAGTGCAGCACCGCGCCCGCGATGACCAGCAGGTGGAATATCTCGTGGAACCCGAATACGCCGGGCAGCGGGTTGGGCTTCTTTATGGCGTAGAAAACCGCTCCAAGGGTGTAGGCAGCGCCGCCGGCCAACAGCAATATGAGCGATTGAAGCGGCATGGTCGACAGCAAAGGGCCCCATATAAGGGGTACTATTAGCATCCAGCCCATCACGACGTAGATCACCGTGGTGAGCCAGCGCGGGCCGTGGATATAAACCATCTTAAACACGAATCCGAGGATGACCAGCAGCCATTGCGCGCCGATGATGCCCCAGCGCCACCAGCCGTCCAGGTAGATATAGCTTATAGGCGTATACGTGCCCGCTATCATGAAGAAGATGGCTATGTGGTCCAGCCGCCGCCACGGATTTCTCTCGTCCTCGCCCGCCTTCTGCCCGTGGTAAACGGCGCTGCAGGTGAAGATGAAGACGGCGCACAGGCTGTAAATGCTGGAAAGAACGATTTTTGTCGCGGAGCCGGAGGAGTTGCAGAGCAGAACTATGTAGCCCGCCAGTGACGCCGCGGCGCCCAGCAGGTGGGAATAGAAATTCACCAGGTCGGACCTTTGAAATGCCATATTAATCCCTTTTATGGTCCGGTCCACGGCTGCAGCCTGGGTATCCAGCGGGGCACGTTCTTCTTATATATAAGGTATTCCCCGCCAAACCTCTTCTCCAGGCCCGGCTCCTCCGAACATATGAAATAAATATGGTTGACGATGAAAAACAGCAGGAACCAGATGAATATTCCTATCGAACCGAAGGCCACAGATTCACCCAGCAGCGTCATCAGCACGCCGCTGATCATGGGATTGCGCACGTGGCGATAGGGTCCGATGATCACCAGTTTTTTAGTGGGCGACCAGGGCGCCAGCGTGCCCTTTCCGATATTGACGAAAAGCCGTATGGTAATGGAAAGGTAATACAGCCCGGTACCCATCGATATTCCGCCCGCCAGCACGATCACCGCATCCCAGGGCAGACCCAATCCCCAGCCGATTTTAAAGCCGGTCGCCCACAGGATGGCGGCCGGTATGATAAACAACGCCGTCAAAGGTAAAATTAACGATTTTACCTGGTTGATCGTCGATTCCGTCACACTAAACCTCTCGCGTAATCGATTTTATCCAATAATAGCATTAAACCGGTATCTCCCGCATGATACAATGAATCTGTGAAGACCGGCATTATCCACTGCGGCGACTGCCTGGTGAAGCTGAGGGATATAACCTCGCACAGCATCGACCTGATCTATATCGACCCGCCCTTCAATTCCAACCGCAACTACAGGACCTCCCCCAAAACCACCGTCGACAGGCGCTTTGAAGACAGGTTCGATGGCGTAAACGCATACCTCGATTATATGAAACCACGAATTAAAGAGTTGCACCGCGTTTTAAAGCCGACGGGCAGTTTCTACTATCACTGCGACTGGCATGCGTCGCATTACGTCAAGGTGCTGCTGGACAGTCCCGATCTGTTCGGCTACAGCAATTTTCAGAACGAAATAGTATGGTGTTACAGGTCGGGAGGCGCCAGCCCGCGCAGGCGCTTCTCGCGTAAGCACGATATTATCCTCTTCTATTCGAAAACCGGCGATTACGTTTTCAACGGGCTGAAGGAGAAATCGTACAACCGCGGGCTCAAGCCATACAAATTCCAGGGCGTGGCTGAGTACCGGGATGAAGCCGGCTGGTATACGCAGGTCGGTATGAAAGATTACTGGGAGATAAACATGGTGGGCAGGACCAGCCGCGAGCGGCTGGACTATCCCACACAGAAGCCGCTGGCCCTGCTGGAAAGAATAGTCTCCGCCAGCAGCAATCAGGGGGATATCGTGCTGGATGCCTTTTGCGGCAGCGGCACAGCCCTGGCCGCCGCTCACAAGCTGGGCCGCCGATGGATCGGCATCGATGTCTCCCCGGCCGCCTGTGAGCTGGCCCGGGAGCGCCTGAAAAGTCGGGACTTATAGCTTCCGGATTTCCCTGATCACTGCATCGGGACGGTCGGTCATGATCACGTCAGGCCCGCAGCGCACAGCCCGTCTCATCGTATCCTCATCCCCGCCGTCCCAGACGAACACCAGATCTCCTCCGGCATGCGCTTTTTCAACCGTATCGCCCGTCATCATACCGGCAGCCAACTGAGTGAAACCGGCGGTCCCGGCTGAGGCAATCTTATGCCCGCTATCTGTGGGCTCGCTGATCACAGCGCGGGGCAACTCAGGCGCCAGCACTGCCAGTCTCTCGACCAGGGCGGCGTCAAAAGAGACCAGCACCGTCCACGCCTTATCGACATAGCCACGCAGTATGGTCAGGAATTTGTCCGGGGAGCGCACCTGTTTGAGCTCGATCAGCAGCACCAGGCCTTTGCCCAGTATATTCAGCGCTTCACTAAGCGTGGGTATGCGGAAGCCGCCCGCCACCCTGCACGCAGCCAGCTCGGCCAGCGAAAGGCTGCCGATACTGCGCCCGTCTATATCCGCATCATGATGGACGACGAATCCACCGTCCGCGGTCTCCTGCACGTCGAACTCAACCCCGTCCGCCCCGAGATCGAGGGCGGCTTTGAAAGCCTCAATGGTGTTCTCGGGGTAGTCCCTGTGGAAGCCGCGGTGGGCGATGACTACAGTCCTGTGCATGTTATCCGTCGAGCATGGCTACGGCATCCATCTCAACCAGGGCGTCCTTGCTCAGAAGGTCCTGGACCACTATGCCGGTGGAGGCGGGGAAGCTGGCGCCGAAGAACTCCCGCCGCACAGCCGCCGTCCCCTTGTACCCCTCTTTGGTTTTTATGTAGTCGCAGGTCCAGACCACGTCATCGAAGGTAGCGCCCGCCGCATCCAGTATGGTTTTCATCTTGAGGAAGATCGTCCTGTACTGCTGCACGATGTCTCCCCTGATTAACAGTTTGCCGGTCTGAAGGTCGATCTCCGTGGCATCGGTGCCAGAGATGTAGAGCATATTGCCCCTGCGCACGGCCGGCGCAAAGGTAAGGTGCTCGTAAATCTCCCAGCCTTTGGGAATAATAGCCTGCCTCTTACTCATATCTTCCTCCGACAACCAATCGGTTATGTTTATTTTTAACGTGCCGGCCCGGGTGAGTCGGTCAGCCGCTGGATGAGATCCGGCGTCTCCTTCTGTCCCATGCCGTAGCTTATCAGCTGCGCCAGCCGGTCGAGCATGGGCTTCGCCCCGTCCAGGTCGTCATTTTCCAGCAGGGGCAACGCTTTCTCCAGAAGCTGTGTCTCCTCGCTCAGCTGGCAGGCGAATCCGCCCAGGTTGCCGCAGCAGGGAGCAATGACCTCCGACCGCCAGAGGTGCGCCTGCTTGATATCCAGAAATTTGCGCAGTTCCTCGATACCCTCACGCCTGGTGGCAGTATTCCCGAGCTTGGCCCGGGCCTGGTTAAATGTATCGATATTTATCATCAGCATAGTTGCACCGCCTGCTGCTATTTTACCGCCTTTGCTCAATGCTTGAAATGCCTGACCCCTGTGAAAACCATAGCCATGCCGTGCTTGTCGGCCGCATCGATGGACTGCTGGTCCCTGATCGACCCGCCCACCTGTATTATGGCCGTCACCCCGCCCGCTGCGGCCAGCTCCACCGTATCAGGGAAGGGTATGAAGGCATCCGAGCCCAGCACAGCCCCCTTCGATTTCCCGCCTGCCCGCTCCAGGGCAATCTGGGCGCTGACCGACCGGTTGGGCTGGCCTGCTCCCATGCCCAGCAGAGTGCGGTCCCTGGCCAGAGTTATGCCGTTCGATTTAATATGCTTGACCACCTTCCAGGCAAAGAAGAGATCTTCCCATTCAGTTTCGCTCGGAGCACGTTTGGTTACGACCCTGGGCTTGAATTCTTCTTCCGTATAAAAATCCTTGAGCTGTGCGAGGAACCCTCCCGTGATAGGGCGAAACTCCACCGCCCTTCCGCCTGGAGCCGGCGGCTCAACCGGCATGGACAGCAGCCGCAAACTCTTCTTGCGTCCCAGCAATGCCAGCGCCTCGTCAGTATAGCCTCCCGTTATGATTGCATCGAAATGTGTCTTGTCCACCTCGGTGGCCAGGGCGATATCCATTACCCTGTTCACGGCCACGATGCCCCCAAAGGCCGCCACGGGGTCCCCGGCCAGCGCCCTGCCATAGGCTTCGACAAGGTCATTGTTGCTGCACAGGCCGCAGGGGTTGGTGTGCTTGATGACCGCCACGGCGGGCTCCATAAAATCGCTCACCACGTTCCATGCCGAGTCGATATCAAGGAAGTTGTTAAAGGAAAGCTCTGGCCCGGAGTGCCGTTTCACCTGGGTGATACCCCGGGGTTTATGCCCCGCCACCTTCTCGACGTACAGCGCCGCAGGCTGATGCGGATTTTCGCCGTAGCGAAGGTTATACATCTTGCTCAGGGCCAGCGTAAGGTCCCCGGGGAAGGCCTCTCCTTCCAGCAGGTACTGTGAGATAGCCGTGTCATAGAGCGCAACATGCTGAAACGCTTTCTGCGCCAGCTTGCGGCGGAAGGCTATGTCGACCTGTCCCGCCTTCAGTTTTTCTATCAGTTCATCATAGTCCGCCGGATCCACCACCACCAGAACGGCCGGGAAATTCTTGGCCGCAGCCCTGATCATGGTCGGGCCGCCGATATCGATATTCTCCAGCGCGTCTTCCAGCGTCACTTCCGCTTTGGAAACAGTCTCGACAAAGGGATACAGATTGACCACCACCAGGTCGATCAAGCCGATCTTATGATTGCCAAGCTCCTGCATATGCCGGTCCAGGTCGCGCCGCGCAAGTATCCCGCCGTGCACCGCTGGGTGCAGCGTTTTAACCCGACCGTCCAGTATCTCGGGAAATCTGGTTATGTCCGATATGCTGCATACTTTGAGGCCTGAATCAGTCAACGATTTCCTGGTGCCGCCGGTGCTGAATATCTCGACCTTGAGGCTCTCCAGCTTTTTGGCGAAATCGACCAGCCCTGACTTATTGGAAACGCTCAGGATTGCTCGCATGGCTACCCCCTTACCGTATTATCACTCTCTCGCTGCCATTGGCCTTGATAACCCTGCCGATTACGCTCGCGCCGGTCACGGTCTGCAATATCTTATCGGAACAGTCCTTGTCGCAGAGCACAACCATGCCCACGCCCATATTGAAGACGCGGAACATCTCTTCATCCTTGATATTGCCTCTCTTCTGGATGAGCTCATATATGGCCGGCGCCGTCCAGGATGACCTGTCCAGCTCCACCGAACAGCTTTGAGGCAGGATTCGCGGTATATTCCCCACAAGCCCTCCTCCGGTTATATGCGCGATGCCGTGGACCTCCCCCAGGTAGGGTTTGAGATCATTATAATAGCAGAGGTGAGGCGCCAGCAGCTCCTCTCCCAGGGTTCTGCCCAGCTCTGGATGTATCACCTTGAGAGCTAGCGAATCATGGTCGATGCCGAACACCTTGCGTACCAGCGAGTAACCGTTGGTATGCAGGCCGTTGGACGCAAGCCCGATCACAGTATCGCCTTCACTGATCTTCTCGCCGCTGATGACGCTGTCCCTCTCCACCACACCCACGATGAATCCCGCCAGGTCGTAGTCTGCCGATTTATACATGCCGGGCATCTCGGCTGTCTCGCCGCCTATCAGCGAGCAGCCGACCTCCCTGCAGGCCTGCGCCAGGCCGGACACTATGGCCGCCACCTTGTGCGGGTGCAGCTTGCCCAGGGCCACATAGTCCAGCATAAAGAGGGGGCCGGCGCCGCAGCAGAGTATGTCGTTAACGCAATGGTTGACCAGGTCCACGCCCACCGTATCATGTTTGTCCATGAGAACGGCTATCTTGAGCTTGGTGCCCACGCCGTCGGAGCTGGAGACAAGCACGGGGTCCCTGTATTTTTTCAGCTTGAAGAAAGCGCCGAAATGCCCGATATCGGTCAACACCTCGGGGCCGAACGTCGGCCGCACCAGTTCCTTGATCAGTTCCTTGGTCTTATCGGCAGCCGATATGTCCACGCCGGCCTGGGCGTAAGCGCCCTTAGGTTTCGATTTCACTGAGGCTCCTTGCCACGTCCAAAGGAAGAGTCTCCAGTTGTAACTTGTCCATCTCAAGCTGCACCGGCATTGGGTACTGGCCGGTAAAGCACGCTGTGCAGAATATCTCCTCGGGCATCCCTACTGCCTCGATCAGTCCGTCCATGCTGATATGGCCGAGCGTGTCTGCGCCGATGGCGTCTCTGACCTCGGGCACGGTTTTATGTGCGGCTATCAACTCCCAGCGCGTGGCCATATCGACGCCGAAAAAGCAGGGGTAGCGTATGGGTGGCGCACAGATCCTCATATGCACCTCCCTGGCCCCGGCTTTCTTGAGCATGTTGATAACACGAGGCGTGGTGGTGCCGCGCACGATGCTGTCATCCACCACGACCAGCCGCTTGCCGGATATCTCCTGGGTCAGCGGGTTGAACTTAAGCCTGACCCCCAGCTCGCGCAGGCGCTGGTCCGGCGCGATGAAGGTACGGGCTACGTAGCGGTTCTTGAGCAGGCCTTCATGGTAGGGGATGCCCGAAGCCCTGGCGTAACCTATTCCGGCAGCCGTGGCTGAATCGGGTACACCCATCACCATATCGGCATCCACCGGGTACTCCCTGGACAGTATTGCGCCCATCTGCTCACGGGCGGAGTAGATCAGTTTGCCGTTGAGCAGGCTGTCGGGCCGGGCAAAGTAGATAAATTCGAATATACACAGGGCTTTACGTTCGCTTTCAATACGTGTACTGCGCACGCCGTTACCGTCGATTGTAACGATCTCGCCGGGCTCTATCTCCCTGACGAACTGGGCGCCGATATTGTCGAAAGCGCACGTCTCGGATGCCAGCACCCACCCGCCGTCGATGGTCCCCAGCGACAGCGGCCTTACGCCCATAGGATCGCGCACACCGTAGAGCCTTTCACCTGCGAGGATAACCAGGGAGTAGGCTCCCTGCAGGCGCCGCATGGCATACTTGATTTTTGCCTCGATCTCTTTCTCGGGAGAGTTGAGCATCAGGTAGCCGATCACCTCCGAGTCGGTGGACGAGTTGAATTTGAAGCCCTGCTCCTCCAGGCCGGCCCGCAGGGCTGCGCTGTTGGTTATATTGCCGTTATGTCCCAGGGCTACCTGCAGGTCTGTGGTTCCGGCCAGGATAGGCTGTGCATTGCAGGCAACGCTGGAGCCTGTGGTGGAGTAGCGGTTATGGCCGATGGCGATATTGCCCTTGAGGCGCAGCAACTCTTCCTCGTTGAATGCGTGTGAAACAAGCCCCATATCCGTATGGATATAGATCTTTCCGCCCTCGACCGTAGCTATGCCCGCGCTTTCCTGCCCGCGATGCTGAAGGGCAAACAGCGCAAAGAAAGAGATACGGGCTACATCTACTCCGGGGGCGTAAATACCGAAAATGCCGCAGCTTTCGTGCAAATCATGCATCGGCTTGCACGTGAATTATACGGTTTTACCGCAGCACGGTCAATGCGCCGCACGGATTGACACAGCTAAGAAGAGGGCGGACAGCCCCAGTACTCGGAACGCGAGTTGTTGGTCTCGTCCGATTCGCTGATCGTCCCGCCCGTATCGGCTGTCACCTTCATAGTGTCATGGGACCCTAATACGCATATATGGTGATAAGCCGGGAAAGTGAACGTGGCCTGGCCTCCGGCTACTATGCCGCCGGAGATGGTGACGGTATCTTTGTATACCCCGTTTCTGTATAGCTTTACGTCAAATCCCCCCGAATTCAGGGCACCTTCGTTCTTGACCGTGAATTTGACCTTGCCCGCATCGTAGGATATATTCGTTATCTTCAGGTCGGGCTTCATTACCATCAGCGGCGGCACCACAGGGCCCAATACCAGGCAGCTGAACGTTGTGGTCATGCTGTTGTTGGCCTCGTTGGATTCGCTGGCAAGGCCGGTTGAATCGGCGGTAACCACTATGCTGTCCGATACTCCGCTGCATGTATATGAATAGCTGCTGAAATATTGTGTGCTGGCAGCGCCGGCAGCCAGCGACGGGACGGAATCGGTGGATTTTACAGCGCCGTCGATCGTCAGTTTGGTAACGGTGGCGGGCGCTGAGGCTGTGCCCTGGTTCTTGATACGATAATAAATATGGTCACTCGATTTCCAGATATCTTCGATTATCAGGTCAGGTTTGGGCGTTGCCGCGGCGGCAACGGTCACTTTAGCCGTGGCCTGGCTGTAATAGGCCGTATTGGCGGCAGTCAGTGTATATGTCGTATCGGTAGCGGGCGAAACGACACGCGTGCCGGTCAGCCCCACACTGCCCACGCCATTATCTATTGTGACTGCGATGGCATTGGTCACACTCCAGCTCAGGGTTGAGCCGGCGCCGGCCGTGATTCCCGCCGGATCTGCGTTGAAAGCATTGATCACAGGCGGTGTTGTAGCGGTGCCTCCATCTTCGGGCGGAGGGGCACCGTCGCCCGTGGACTCGGTTGTAACATTAACCGTCCCCTGTGTCTCCAGTGACCAGTTGCCCGCGTCATTCTGCACCGAGAAAAGAATTATATGATTGCCCGGTGAAAGGGTGCTGGTAGTAAAAGTCGGCCGCGAGCTCAGATCGCCGTCGATGCTGGAGCGCCAGCGGTAAGCCGTAATACTGCCGGATGGCGCGGTGCCATGTCCGGTAAAGCTGACCTCCTGCCCCCAGGCAAGGCTGCTGGGCGAGATGAGGTCTATGTAAGCCGATGGGTTGCTCCTGTCAGTGGTGGCGCCTCCGGACGTATCACCTCCGGGCTGGACGATTGTGATACAGGCTGAACTGAGAGCGATGATACACACCAGTGCAAGGCATACAAGTTTCGGCATCTTCCTGCCTCCTTCGAATTTAGTGTTCCCCGTCCCAATATTGTATTAACAATATATTAATAATTTACCACAATATGCTGCAAGCTCATAATCACTAATTCAAATACAGCGGCGCTTTGTGCGCGCTACAGGCCGGCCAGTTTCTGCAGCCAGGACATGACAGCCTCGACAGCCCTCTCGTCCTGGCGCAGCCTGTGGCCCGCGCCGGGCAGAACGAGTTTTTCTTTGGGCCGTCCGGCTTTCTTATACAGGTGCTCAAGGTGTTCAACAGGCACAACGTCGTCATCTGCGCCGTGCACCAGCAGCAGCGGTTTTGGTGCTACCTTATCGATGTGGTCTATGGGCGCAACCGCTTTAAACCCATCCAGCCATTTCTTGACCGAGGGAGGATAACCGGCGTCTCTGATTATCCCTATCTCCCTGAACCGGACTATTAAAGATTCCGCCGTGTAGCCGCCGGCCATGAAGTCGAACTCGGCCGGACAGGCCAGCGTGGCCACCGCGCTCACGTGTTTCTCACGGGCGGCTACGTTGATGCAGGCGGCTGCGCCTCCCGAAGAGCCCACTAAATATATCTTCTTCCTGTCCACTTCCAGCAGCATATAGAGAAACTCAACTGCAGCCTCCAGGTCACAGGTCCATCCCGGCATATCGATATTGCCCTGGCTGGGACCGCAGCCCCTGAAGTTAAAGACCAGCGCGATGAATCCCGCCCGGCAGAACCTGGCGGCCAGCTCGGGATAACCGCCTTTCTCATCGGGGTTGTAGGAGACAGCAGGGATGCCGTGGCATATACACACGGCGGGATGGAGCTTGCTGCAATCGTCCGGCAGGAAAACATGCCCGGCCAGCACGACATCGTCAGCGCACAGGACTACGGCTGAATCTCGCATTATTTGATCACCCCCAGCATTAACATCAGGAGCAGGCCCCATGAAATCACCACCAGCACGAACCAGGCAGCCTTGTTCCAGCGTAAAATCTTCACACCGTCCAGCGGTGGGAAGGGCACGAGGTTGAAAGCCGCCAGCCACAGATTGATTTGGAAACCGAAGGCGCCGACCAGGCCCCAGATGCCGGAATTTCCCGTCCCTGCGGCCAGCAGGAAGAAAAGCCCGGCCAGTATGATATTGGCGGTGGGGCCGGCGGCGGATATCATCCCCTCCTCCCAGGGGTCCGGCTGCTTATATGTCGAAGTATAGACGGCCCCCGGCGCGAAAAAGAGAAAGCGCCCGAAGCTGATGATGGCGGAGGCGACCGCAATGATCAGCCCCAGCTTCCACATGCGGAACTCGGCACGGTATCCGAAGCGCTGGGCCACTCCCTTGTGGGCCAGCTCGTGAAAGAGGAAGCCGGTCCCGATGCCGACCAGGGCTACGCCCAGGAAGACGGCAAACTGCGCCATCGACTGCGAATACGGCGTCCCTTGCTGAGGGATCAGGTATTGCAGGGAGAAGCACAACCCCAGCGCCAGCCAGCAGATGGCCAGGTCGCGCAGCTCGATTTTACTGAAGCTCACGGTTTGAACGGCCTCATATGCATTAGAAACTCTACATTTCCGTCGGCGCCGGATACAGGTGACGCCGTCAGATTAAGCAACGACCAGCTATTCAGGTTCATCCAGGTTATGAATTTGCCGATGCAGCGCGCGTGAACCTCCGGGTCTTTGATCACACCGCCCTTGCCCACGTCCTTTCTATCGGCCTCGAACTGCGGCTTGAAGAGGACGACCAGCTCGCCGCCCTCTATAAGATGCGGCAGTATGTTGGGTATGACCGCCGTCAGCGATATGAACGATACGTCCACGGTGGCCAGGCCGGCTTTGCCCGGCAGATCGAAGGGATAGTGGGCGTTGACCTTCTCGATGACCACAACACGATCATCCTGCCGCAGCCTGTAATCTATCTGGCCATGGCCGACATCCAGGGCGTATACCCTCTTCGCCCCATGCTGTAGCAGGCAATCGGTGAAGCCTCCGGTCGATGCCCCCACGTCCAGGCAGCGCAGGCCCGATACGTCGATGCCGAATACCTTCAGCGCATGGTCGAGCTTGAGGCCGCCCCGGCTCACATAGGGCAGCTTCTGCTTGAGGCTGATTTCGGCGTCTTCAGGGACAAGGCAGCCTGCCTTGGACAGCAGACCGCCGTTAACGGTAACCTCGCCGGCCATAATCATAGCCTGGGCCTTGCTCCTGTTCTCCGCCAGGCCGCGTGCAACCAGAAGGCTGTCGAGGCGCAGTTTAGTCATTATAGTATCAGCGGCAGTAATTACTGCCGCTGATACTATAGCAAAAATCGTCCGTATTATTTCGCCGGAGGCGGCGGCGGGGGCAACATACCCCTGGTCAGGCTCTTGGGCATCAGGTCGGACAGCTCTTTGACCGTCCAGACTCCATCCTTAAAAATGCTCGTCACGACCGTAGGCTCTGAGTAGATCCCGATTTCGCCGCCACTCACAAAGAAGGTCTTACCGTTGATCCCGCCTGCGGCGTCCGTGGCCAGATAAACGACCAGCGGTGCAATATGGTCGGGCGCCAGCTTCTTCAACTCGGCGTTCAGCTGATCTTCACTCATGTTTTTCATCAGGCTTCCAAAGTCCAGGCCCTGACCCGCGCTGGGGCTGTCGGCTTTTTTATCCCAGGCCGACTTCATGGCAGGGGTCAAAAGGCGGGTAACGGCCAGGGGCCGAATGCAGTTGGTGGTCACACCGTATTTGGCCATATCGAGGGCCACGGTGCGCGTGAAGCCGACAATGCCTTCCTTGGCCGCGCTGTAGTTGGCCTGTCCCAGATTGCCCAGGCCGGCCTGCGATGATGTGTTGATGATGCGCCCGCTACGCTGCTGCCGGAAGAAGGCGCAGGCATGCCGCGTGCAGAAAAAGTGCCCGTACATATGCACCTTCTGTATGATGTCCCACTCATCCTCGGTCATATTGAAGACCATACGGTCGCGCAGTATGCCCGCGTTGTTGACCAGAATGTCTATTTTGCCGAAGGCGTCCACGGCGGCCTTGATGATGTTCTCGCCGCCCTTCCACGTGGCCACCGAATCGTAGTTGGCCACGGCCTGACCGCCCATCTTCTTGATCTCGGCTACGAC
The DNA window shown above is from Dehalococcoidia bacterium and carries:
- a CDS encoding alpha/beta fold hydrolase translates to MRDSAVVLCADDVVLAGHVFLPDDCSKLHPAVCICHGIPAVSYNPDEKGGYPELAARFCRAGFIALVFNFRGCGPSQGNIDMPGWTCDLEAAVEFLYMLLEVDRKKIYLVGSSGGAAACINVAAREKHVSAVATLACPAEFDFMAGGYTAESLIVRFREIGIIRDAGYPPSVKKWLDGFKAVAPIDHIDKVAPKPLLLVHGADDDVVPVEHLEHLYKKAGRPKEKLVLPGAGHRLRQDERAVEAVMSWLQKLAGL
- a CDS encoding site-2 protease family protein, with product MSFSKIELRDLAICWLALGLCFSLQYLIPQQGTPYSQSMAQFAVFLGVALVGIGTGFLFHELAHKGVAQRFGYRAEFRMWKLGLIIAVASAIISFGRFLFFAPGAVYTSTYKQPDPWEEGMISAAGPTANIILAGLFFLLAAGTGNSGIWGLVGAFGFQINLWLAAFNLVPFPPLDGVKILRWNKAAWFVLVVISWGLLLMLMLGVIK
- a CDS encoding TlyA family RNA methyltransferase produces the protein MTKLRLDSLLVARGLAENRSKAQAMIMAGEVTVNGGLLSKAGCLVPEDAEISLKQKLPYVSRGGLKLDHALKVFGIDVSGLRCLDVGASTGGFTDCLLQHGAKRVYALDVGHGQIDYRLRQDDRVVVIEKVNAHYPFDLPGKAGLATVDVSFISLTAVIPNILPHLIEGGELVVLFKPQFEADRKDVGKGGVIKDPEVHARCIGKFITWMNLNSWSLLNLTASPVSGADGNVEFLMHMRPFKP
- a CDS encoding SDR family NAD(P)-dependent oxidoreductase encodes the protein MGLLDGKVAVITGSGRGLGRAEALLFAAEGAKVVINDLGGGSDGAGSASTPADEVVAEIKKMGGQAVANYDSVATWKGGENIIKAAVDAFGKIDILVNNAGILRDRMVFNMTEDEWDIIQKVHMYGHFFCTRHACAFFRQQRSGRIINTSSQAGLGNLGQANYSAAKEGIVGFTRTVALDMAKYGVTTNCIRPLAVTRLLTPAMKSAWDKKADSPSAGQGLDFGSLMKNMSEDQLNAELKKLAPDHIAPLVVYLATDAAGGINGKTFFVSGGEIGIYSEPTVVTSIFKDGVWTVKELSDLMPKSLTRGMLPPPPPPAK